AGTATGGGCCCATTGTCACATGGGGACCGATATGAACGCCGCCGCTCAAGATGGAACCTTCACCAACGCCGCCGTGATCCGCGACCGAACAGTCCCAACTGAGACGCGCGTGACGGTTGATGTTGGCCTTGCGGGACACATGAGCGAAGTGTGAGGCGCAGTAGGCGCGGAAGGGGCGCAATGGGCGAACCCAGCTTGGGAACCGCGATGCAACCAGTTGGTAGAGGGCCCACCAGAACAGTCTCTTAGGTGTGTACTTCATTATTTCTCCTTTGTGCCTTTGATTACTTCGCGCCAAAGAACGCGGACAGACTCTGTGTCTGGAACGGACTGGGCCGCGCCTCGAGGTAGGGACAACAACGAGCCTAGCTTGTCTGAGAACCCCTCAGGATCATATGGGTCGCTGACTACTACGTTGTCTGGAAAGGAGTCCATCAGTTCCATCATGGCGTTGTTCTTGACGCCGAGCACACGGCACCCGGCAGCGAGCGCCTGTAATGCGACATTCGGCATACCCTCAAATAGGGTCGTGTTGAGGAGGACTCTATGCCTCGCGCATACTCCTCTAACGTCATCAACCCAGCCGAGGTTCACAGTATTCGACGGAGCTGAAGGTAGTTCCCGACCGATCACAGTGAAACGTGCCTTCGGGTATCGGTTGGCAAGATGCAGCAGCAATTGCTGGCTCGCTTCGGTCGCATCCTTGCGGTGGTACCAAAGGACGTCGCCACTCACGCCTATATTACTCGCGGAGCTGGCGCAGTCTGTAACGGCGTTGGGAACGTAAAACCGTCCACTGAGCGTCGACGGAAGATGTTCTTCAGCGTCCCGAAGGAGATGACGTCCCGGCGCAACTAATGTTGCACCCTTAGTTATCCAGCGCATGTGTAGCCTGGACGGCCATTTCTGAGATCGTGCGACCGGTTCGCTCCGTGCCCCCATGCGCGCCCCGCCGGTGAGTCGAATGATATGGCTTGCTGACGTACTACGAGCAGCGATGCTAGCAGCAGTGGACGCAGCTCCAAGTTGGAGACTGAGTACAGTCTCCGGCTTGGCTTGTATGGCACGGATGGTTCCCACAGTTAGAAAGTAGATTTGGCCTAGCGCCTTCAATCGACCACGGAAAAGGGGTGGCCAACCAACACGAACCACTCGGAGTTCCTCGGGTGTGTCGTGGACGTCCTTAGGTAATTGGGCGCCAGTATTGCGAGTCACTACACTCGTATCGATATCTTCGTGAAGGCTGCCCAGTACCGTCCGCAGCTGGCGTTCAGCGCCACCTTCAACGGGATAGAAACTGCTGGTAAGAAGAACGAGCCGGTGGCGCCGTTGGGGTGCACTCTTCATTCCCTGATTCCTTATTGTTTTTAGGGCCAATTCCGATCGCGGCGGCCAGGATGAGCCAAGAGAGAGGTTGGTGGTGCAAATTCTGTACGAGTTGGAGGAGGGCGAGGGCGAAGAGGCTCAACTGAACCGGATGGCCAAAAGGAAGTCGAGCAACCCTACTAATAGCAATAAGGAGGATGGCCAACCACATAAGACCAGCAAGGACGCCCGCTTGGGCCATAAGCGCTAGGGGGGTAGAATGCGCGGAGCCTTCAAGGCCGAGGCCCGATACATGCGTTGCTCCACTGCCGAATACAGGCGCGTTGGAGATGGTCTCGACAGCCGCATAGTAGTACGGCAATCGATCGCCCAAAGTGGTCAAGTCGCTCTGTACTAGGTCAGTAGCGGACAAATTGTAGACGACGAGTGCGAATGCGACTCCAATACTGATTAAAGCCCAAGGAAAGAATCTCCGCGGGAGTTGGCTGGTGAGCCATAGGAGTGCAGTGATGGCAATTGCTATCATCCCCTGTCGGGACTCCGACAGGAAGATGGAATGACCTGTGACGATTACCAGTGCTAACTGTTTGAGGCCAGCGAGGTGACGACTTCTTTTCAGGGTCGCGAGGCCGAAGGGAAGCATCAGCGCGACGCCGAAGGCCAGGCGGTTGGGATTCCCACTCAGAGCTGCAAATCGGGATGCCTGGTCCGTAATCAGGTACTGCAACCAAGCCGCTCCGATGAAAACGATGTAGACGCGCCCAACTGCCTCAACCATGCGGTCGACGGAAGATCTTGCCACGAACACAACTGCGATAAGCGACGCAAAAAGCGCATAGAACACGCCTGCCCCGGCCGCACCACTGCTGGCCGAGCCAATCCATACCAAGAGGGCGGAGAGGAGGCCGACAGTTCTTAGCCGACTGTAGACATCACCGCTTGGCATTCTGGTGATGAGGAATCCGCCTAGCCCTGCGCCCATGAGAGCATAGCCAATTGCAATGAGGTTACTATGCACACCGCCAGAGAAGGACAGGACGATGCCCGTTCCGAACAGCAGACTGGGAGTTAGTAGCGCCACGTATAAGCAAATCAGGGCACCAATAGAGAAAATTAGAATAGGTGGGCCGAAGGTCAGCAAGGGCTTGGCGCTTCGCGATTACGAAGAACGTTGTCCAAGAACGCGCAACTGTATGCCGTCAAAGTCCACGAGTTTGTGATGCGGACCCTCTCTGGAGCATCGAGTGGGGCGGAGGGTGCAATATCGAGCAAGGCTTGGGTGACCTCGTCCATGCTGGGTTCTGGAGAGAGGAGGCGGTGAACCGTGCCCTGCAATACTGAGTCTGTTGAACCGACGTCAGTGGCAATGATTCTGCATCCTCGAGAAGCCGCCTCAAGCAGAACGCGAGGGACGCTTTCACTTAGCGACGTGTGGAGGACAACGTCGACCTCGTCGTAGTCCGACGGTTCCATGGTGTGATTAGTTATCGCTTGTACTCGCGCCAGTTCTGGAATTTCCCACCGAGCCAACTCGCTCGGGAGCCACTCTGCGCTATCTGTATAGATGATCAATTCTGCACGGATGCGGCTAGAGAGAAAGGCACGAACGCCTAATACTTGATTCTTTTCCGGTCGATGGTTTCCTATCATCGCAATCCGGAGGGGCCGCTTTGTCCGCGGAGTAAGCGTGGAGAACCACTCGTCCGGAAGTGCTGGGGGTAGTACGTGAATCCGTTTCGCCGCGATCCCATGGGCTATGAGATGTTCCTTCACCGCCTGAGAGTTGGCGAGGAATTTGTTACCGGCTTGAGTCGCTCTATCTAGGGCATGCCACCACGTCGGCCAGTTCATGTCTAGTCCATTCCTGGCGTTGTACAACGAGCCAGATATGATTCCTAGCACAGAGAGGGCTCTCGCCGGGAGAGTCATCCTCATCCCGTATGTCACGACTGCGTTCGCGTTTATCTGGGAGCAGCGTTTCAGGGCGGAGGTGACGCTCTTTTCTGGATGCAGTGTCGTGAAATGCTTTTTGAAGAACTGGCTGGCCGCGGAATTGCCGCTAGACACGTTCACTGCTATGACTTCGGTGCCCCTGCTCCTCAGCAGCGAGGCGACCTCGCCAGCGCGGCGTTCTGATCCGCCAATGCGGTCGGTCCTAAAGAGGAACACGAGGCAAGAGTGACGTTTGCCCGAATTAACTGACGGGATGGACTGGTTCCGGGTCATGATTAGTTCGGTCCTTTCCAATGAAGTACTTGAGAGCGAATGTGGTCATCGCCAAACATGAGACCGACCAAGCTGCCGCGATTCCTACCTCTTCGAGGGGCCGCATAAGAAGAGCGGTCGTCATGAGGACTGCCACTCCAAGAATGGCTAGCTTCGTGTAGTCTTTGGCAGAACCTGTAATTCGAAGGTGCGTTATTGCGACCTGCACAATGCTGTAAGCAACCACACCAGGGATCGCTGCGTACATAACGGGTATAGATTTCGCGAAGTCGGCGCCAAACAGCGGGACGATGGCGTAAGTTCCGACTCCCGCTATGAGTGCCCCGGAAGCTGTTGCTAATATTGCTGACTGCAAGAGGCGTCGAGTGGTTCGGTCGGGTCCCGAGCCCGACGCTTCGTGGAGTGTTTGATGGGCTACTTGCTGGGGGATGACATTGGCCAGCATCGCTAGTGACGTGCCGACGGAATAGATTCCTGCTGAGCTGGCGCCCAAGAGCCAGGCAGCGATGAGTACGTCGGCTTTAAGTGTCGCTGTATGAAACAGCCTTCCCACTTGCCATTCGCTCGATGTTCGGAGGACGGCCTGGAGTGGGACTACGCCATCTTCGACGTCTGAGTGATGCTGATCCGAGATGATCAGCGGAAGGGCGATTAGTGTGAGTGGTGTTAGGAAACTGAGTGCAGTGGCAGCAAAGATGTTACTTGAAGTAAGGGCATCGAGGTGCGCCAATACCAATACACCCGAGCCCAGTGTGAGGGGTTGAAGGACGCCAGTCCAATTGGCGATGGCGGGACCTCTGAGTCCAACGAGAACCACAGTCGTGATGGTCATAGCGGCATGTACTGTCGCTCCAGCGACAAGCCAAAAGACTTTCGAGTCGTAAATTGCGGCCGTAATCGCCGCTGCGCTAGACAGAACCAGAAACAGAATGGTTATAGTGAGGATAGGTCTTAGTAGACCTATGGGAATGGAGGATTCGCGGCGCACCCGCAGTGCCTGTTGCCCGATATCGAAGTTCAGAACAGTGGAGCCTAGGATGACAGCGGCGGTATATGCGCTTGCTACCCCTTTAAGATCGGGTCCTCCGAGCCTTGCGATCAAGATCCCGACGCTGATGCCCAAGCCGAGGGCAAGAAGCCGCAGCCCTGACGCCCTAACGAGTGGCGTGAACATCTGCTGGGTACGCGCACTGGCGCATCCAAGCGACTGCGGAGTGTCTGGGACTAGTCGTGGACGCCAGCAATTGGTCGGCAGCAAGGCTCGGGACGTCGACACTTGATACAAGCTCGTGAGCAGTGGATTCGATGGACTCCCCGGGTGTAAAGAGCTCTTCGGACATCTTCTCACCAGGACGCAGGCCGGTATAAATGATCTCGATGTCCTTCTGCTGCGACAGGTCGATGAGTGTTTTGGCCACGTCGACGATTTTCATCGGCTCGCCCATATCGAGCACCATGACTTGACCATCGCGCCCTATGGCGGCTGCTTGGAGCACGAGCTGACATGCCTCTGGAATGAGCATGAAGTATCGCTCGACGTCGGGGTGGGTTACTGTGATCGGACCGCCTCGCTCAATCTGCGAGGTGAAGGCCGTGATGACTGATCCGCGGGACCCGAGGACGTTGCCGAATCGGACGCTGACGTAGGTGTGATCGTCTATGTCCGCGAAGTAGGCCGTCAGCCGTTCTGTGACCCGCTTGCTGTAGCCAAGTACGCAGGAGGGGTTCGCCGCCTTGTCCGTCGATACGTTGACGAAGGTGGACACGCTGGCGGTGTGCGCCGCCCGCAGGACATTGAGCGTGCCGAGCACATTGGTCTTCCAGGCCTCCTCTGGGTACATCTCAAGGAGGGGTAGGTGCTTTAGCGCTGCCGCGTGGAAGACGACATCGGGACGATGATGTTGGAAGACCTCGACCATGCGGTCGGCGTCGCGGATATCGGCAAGGACGACGTCATCGGACTCGAGGAGCCCTTGTCCCGTGACGGACAGTTGGGTGCCGTGCAGCGCGGACTCATCACGATCGAGCATGATGAGCCGACTGGGCCCGAACTTGCCGATCTGGCGACACAACTCGGATCCGATGGAGCCTCCTGCGCCCGTAACGAGGACGGTGCGTCCGGAAATGGTGTCGGCGATGGCGGTGGCGTCGAGCTCGATCGGGCGACGCCCCAGGAAGTCAGCCAGATCAAGACTGCGCAGGTCGCTCCCACCGACCGGGCCCAGGATCTCGTCAGCACGGGGGAGGATCAACGTCGACAGGCCCGCATCCTCTGCGAGGGCGCGTAGGGTGCGCACCAACTCGGCGCTCGCGCTCGGAACTGCGATGGCGAGCGTGGTCGCTTCCGTCTTCTCGGCGATGTTCACGAGGTCCGGCGTGGCTCCGAGGACGCGGACCCCGTCGATGCGCATCCTGCGCTTGGACTTGTTGTCGTCGATGAGCCCGACGGGGACCATGCTTCCCGATGGGTCCCGGACAAGGGTGCGCACGAGCTGGCGACCCCCTTCACCGGCTCCGAACACGAGGACTCGTTGCTCCGCTGCCGAGGAGGGAGCGATGTGCGAGCGAGCAGTACGCAGGACGAAACGTGCGCCGAACATCCCGATCAGCGCCACCGCGCCAGCCGTGACGGGGAGGGATCGGGGACCGAGGTTCCACGGCCCGAACACGGTCACGACCTGCAAGGGCAGCGCCCACAGCGCGACTGTGCGGGTGAGGTCGATGATCTCCTCGTAGGAACCCCGAAGGTGACCCACGGCATATGGGCCGGCAATGCCGCCCAGTAGAAGGTGAGCGGCAAGGGCGATCAGCGCGAGTTGAGCGATGGGAGCCGAAAACGTGGCCGCCGGGTTGAAGTCATACCGTAGCCACGCTGCGAGGAACACGGCGGTGGTGAGCACGAGGAGGTCGACGAAGGCCCACAGCCACCGGCCGGCTCGTTGACCCGCCGGCGGTCGAGGATTACGCGAAGACACCGATGACCTCGACATTCTCATTCATGCTGTTCGGCACGCGTCCTTCGTCCTCCCTGGCCTCGTGGCGTCGCGTCGAGAGTCCTTCGGCCCCTCGTCGCGGAATCTATCAGTCGCGCTCATGGGCTCATCGACGGCTGTTGGCCAAGCGCCTCTCGCGACCTTGCTTGCGCGCCGCCCGCGACGTCGGGTGGTGCTCCTCGGCGTAGTAACCGTAGTAACCGCTGCCGTAGCCACCCGACGAGGCGTGCCCGACGCGGTTGAGGACCAGGCCGAGGAGCGTGTTGTCGACAGCGCATAGGGACTCGAGGGTTGCCTTGAGCTGCTCCTTGCGCACGATGGTCGTCCCTACGAGGACGATCACACCGTCGACCTTCGTGCTGAGGACCACGGCATCCGTGACGGGCAGGACCGGTGGGGTGTCGATGAGCACGTAGTCGAACCGGACGGACAGCTGCGCGAGAACGCGACTCATGGCCTCGGACGCGAGGAGCTCGCTCGGGTTCGGTGGGATCGCCCCTGCCCCGATCACCTCAAGCCTGTCAGCGCCGTACGGCTGGAGCACGTCGTCGAGATCCGCCCGGTCGATGAGGACATCGGTCAGTCCAGCAGAACCCTCGAGGCCGAGGTACTCCAGCAGTCGGGGGCGGCGCAGGTCGGCCTCGATGAGACATACGCTGGAGCCGGACTGGGCCAGAGTGAGCGCGAGGTTCGCGATCGTCGTGGACTTGCCCTCGCCTGGGATGGAGGAGGTGAGCATGATCGTCCGGGGATGGTTGGCGGCGTCCACGAACATCAGGTTGGTGCGCACCGCACGGAAGGCCTCGGAGCGCGGTGACGACGGGTCCGACTGCACGATGAGCGGCTCCTTGCCGGCACGCGGGTCGTAGTGAACCGCGCCGATGACCGGCTCCTCGGTGACCTCATCGACGTCCTCGTCGGTGCGCACCGTGGTATCCACCATGTGGCGCAGGACGGCCAGACCGACTCCGAGCAGCAGGCCGAGGACGAGCCCGAGTCCGAGATTGCGCACGGGAACAGGGCTCGTCGGGGTCTCACTTGTGACCGCCGGCTCGACGAGAGTGACCTTGATCGGCGACATGCCGGACCCCTCCGGTGTCTCCACCTCGGCAACGACCTCGGGGAAGGTCTCGCCGATCGCGTCGGCAACCGCCTCGGCGTGCGTGGGCGAGGAGTCGGTAACACTCACCTCGATCAGGACGGTGTCCGGAGGAGTGGTGACCGTGATCTGCTCCGCCAGGTCCGCGCTCGTCTCCTCGCCACCGAGCTCGTCGATCACCGGGTTCAACGCCCGGGGGGTAGTCAACAGCGAGGCATAGGACTTCACCCGCTGCTGGGTGAAGGTGCTTCCCTGCTGCAGGGCCGTGCTGTCCTCGGCGCCAGAGACCGAGACGAAGAACTGCGTGCTGGAGGTGTACTGCTTCGTCTGCAGGGCGGTCCACCCAGCTGCCAGTCCGACGACGACGAGCGTCGTGATGACGATGGTCATCCATCGTTTGCGAACGATCCTCAGGTAGTCCTGCAGCTCCACGAGCTTGGTGCCTCTCGATAAGTTGGTCACACGGCAACCGCGAGTGTTTCACAACGGAGGCATTACGGCAGGATGTGCCCATGAGCGTGCGCATCCTGACCATCTGCACCGGCAACATCTGCCGCTCGCCATACGCCCACCTGGCGCTCCAGCACGGACTCGACGCGGTCCGGCCCGGTGCCTTCGAGGTGGCCAGCGCCGGCACCCACGCGATGATCGACAACCCGGTCGACCCGGGCAGCGCGCGCATCCTGCAAGGGCGAGGCATCATCCACGACGACTTCGCGGCCCGCCAGATCACCGAGCGGATACTCGAGGACGTCGACATCGTCCTCCCGCTCGAGGTCGCCCACCGCAAGATCGTGCTCTCCTACTCCCCACGCCACCTCAAGCGGGCATTCACCCTCAAGGAGTTCGCTCGGCTGCTCGACTCGGCCGATGCCCGCGAGCCGTGGACCCAGCGCCTCGCCGGCATGGGGACGCCTGAGGAGCGGTGGGCGGCGCTCCCTTCGCACCTGGCGCGTGAGCGCGGGCTGAACCGGGCCGAGGAGGGGGCCGATGACATCGCCGATCCCTACCGGCGACCGCAGGAGGCCTTCGACCAGATGGCTGTCGAGGTGGATGCTGCTGTCGATCGGATCGTGGCGTTTGAGCGGCAGTTCAGCTGAGGGCAGTCTCCGGGCCGTCACTGCGGAACCGTCGCCAGCTGTAGATCATCAGCCCAATGGCGACGATGCCGGAGAAGATCAGTGTGGAGCCTGTGCCCCAGCCTGCGAAGAGCCACCACCTGTCCGGCAGCGGCCACCAGCCGGGTGCGGGCGGGTGGATGCCCCACACCGCTCCCACGGCTATGACCAGGAGCGCACCGCACAGCGTGATCAGGGCCCTGGGTGCCGACTGCACGCTCTCCGCGGCGGCCTTGAGTGCGGCCCGCCGGACCGGCTCGACCCGACGGCGGGCCCACTCGTATTGCTGCGACAGCAGGAGGAGGCCGGCGGCGAGCGCCAGCAGTCCTGGTCCGGGGAGGACCAGGGCTGCCACGCCGACGACGACGAGGAGCCATCCGAGGGTGAGCTTGGCGATGCGTTTGGTTTGGTTGGTCATGGTGCTTCTTGGGTTGGGGTTCGTGATTGCGAGGTCGTGATTTCGAGGCTCGCCCGCTGCGCGGACTCGCACCTCAATCACCGGGGTGCGCCTCAATCACTAACCGGTTCCTCGCACCTCAATCACCGGTGAGGAGGTCGAGGAGGTAGCGGCCGTAGCCGCTCTTGATCAGCGGCTCGGCGCGTGAGCGCAGGCCGTCGTCGTCG
Above is a window of Janibacter cremeus DNA encoding:
- a CDS encoding acyltransferase gives rise to the protein MKYTPKRLFWWALYQLVASRFPSWVRPLRPFRAYCASHFAHVSRKANINRHARLSWDCSVADHGGVGEGSILSGGVHIGPHVTMGPYCYFITGDHPVPKDYGRFRDEVSTRGEIFVEEDVFLGGRVIVLPGVTIGRGAAVGAGSVVAKDVPPGATVVGNPARIIRQRKV
- a CDS encoding glycosyltransferase gives rise to the protein MKSAPQRRHRLVLLTSSFYPVEGGAERQLRTVLGSLHEDIDTSVVTRNTGAQLPKDVHDTPEELRVVRVGWPPLFRGRLKALGQIYFLTVGTIRAIQAKPETVLSLQLGAASTAASIAARSTSASHIIRLTGGARMGARSEPVARSQKWPSRLHMRWITKGATLVAPGRHLLRDAEEHLPSTLSGRFYVPNAVTDCASSASNIGVSGDVLWYHRKDATEASQQLLLHLANRYPKARFTVIGRELPSAPSNTVNLGWVDDVRGVCARHRVLLNTTLFEGMPNVALQALAAGCRVLGVKNNAMMELMDSFPDNVVVSDPYDPEGFSDKLGSLLSLPRGAAQSVPDTESVRVLWREVIKGTKEK
- a CDS encoding O-antigen ligase family protein, with protein sequence MLTFGPPILIFSIGALICLYVALLTPSLLFGTGIVLSFSGGVHSNLIAIGYALMGAGLGGFLITRMPSGDVYSRLRTVGLLSALLVWIGSASSGAAGAGVFYALFASLIAVVFVARSSVDRMVEAVGRVYIVFIGAAWLQYLITDQASRFAALSGNPNRLAFGVALMLPFGLATLKRSRHLAGLKQLALVIVTGHSIFLSESRQGMIAIAITALLWLTSQLPRRFFPWALISIGVAFALVVYNLSATDLVQSDLTTLGDRLPYYYAAVETISNAPVFGSGATHVSGLGLEGSAHSTPLALMAQAGVLAGLMWLAILLIAISRVARLPFGHPVQLSLFALALLQLVQNLHHQPLSWLILAAAIGIGPKNNKESGNEECTPTAPPARSSYQQFLSR
- a CDS encoding glycosyltransferase family 4 protein produces the protein MFLFRTDRIGGSERRAGEVASLLRSRGTEVIAVNVSSGNSAASQFFKKHFTTLHPEKSVTSALKRCSQINANAVVTYGMRMTLPARALSVLGIISGSLYNARNGLDMNWPTWWHALDRATQAGNKFLANSQAVKEHLIAHGIAAKRIHVLPPALPDEWFSTLTPRTKRPLRIAMIGNHRPEKNQVLGVRAFLSSRIRAELIIYTDSAEWLPSELARWEIPELARVQAITNHTMEPSDYDEVDVVLHTSLSESVPRVLLEAASRGCRIIATDVGSTDSVLQGTVHRLLSPEPSMDEVTQALLDIAPSAPLDAPERVRITNSWTLTAYSCAFLDNVLRNREAPSPC
- a CDS encoding lipopolysaccharide biosynthesis protein — its product is MFTPLVRASGLRLLALGLGISVGILIARLGGPDLKGVASAYTAAVILGSTVLNFDIGQQALRVRRESSIPIGLLRPILTITILFLVLSSAAAITAAIYDSKVFWLVAGATVHAAMTITTVVLVGLRGPAIANWTGVLQPLTLGSGVLVLAHLDALTSSNIFAATALSFLTPLTLIALPLIISDQHHSDVEDGVVPLQAVLRTSSEWQVGRLFHTATLKADVLIAAWLLGASSAGIYSVGTSLAMLANVIPQQVAHQTLHEASGSGPDRTTRRLLQSAILATASGALIAGVGTYAIVPLFGADFAKSIPVMYAAIPGVVAYSIVQVAITHLRITGSAKDYTKLAILGVAVLMTTALLMRPLEEVGIAAAWSVSCLAMTTFALKYFIGKDRTNHDPEPVHPVS
- a CDS encoding polysaccharide biosynthesis protein; translation: MLTTAVFLAAWLRYDFNPAATFSAPIAQLALIALAAHLLLGGIAGPYAVGHLRGSYEEIIDLTRTVALWALPLQVVTVFGPWNLGPRSLPVTAGAVALIGMFGARFVLRTARSHIAPSSAAEQRVLVFGAGEGGRQLVRTLVRDPSGSMVPVGLIDDNKSKRRMRIDGVRVLGATPDLVNIAEKTEATTLAIAVPSASAELVRTLRALAEDAGLSTLILPRADEILGPVGGSDLRSLDLADFLGRRPIELDATAIADTISGRTVLVTGAGGSIGSELCRQIGKFGPSRLIMLDRDESALHGTQLSVTGQGLLESDDVVLADIRDADRMVEVFQHHRPDVVFHAAALKHLPLLEMYPEEAWKTNVLGTLNVLRAAHTASVSTFVNVSTDKAANPSCVLGYSKRVTERLTAYFADIDDHTYVSVRFGNVLGSRGSVITAFTSQIERGGPITVTHPDVERYFMLIPEACQLVLQAAAIGRDGQVMVLDMGEPMKIVDVAKTLIDLSQQKDIEIIYTGLRPGEKMSEELFTPGESIESTAHELVSSVDVPSLAADQLLASTTSPRHSAVAWMRQCAYPADVHATR
- a CDS encoding polysaccharide biosynthesis tyrosine autokinase, translated to MTNLSRGTKLVELQDYLRIVRKRWMTIVITTLVVVGLAAGWTALQTKQYTSSTQFFVSVSGAEDSTALQQGSTFTQQRVKSYASLLTTPRALNPVIDELGGEETSADLAEQITVTTPPDTVLIEVSVTDSSPTHAEAVADAIGETFPEVVAEVETPEGSGMSPIKVTLVEPAVTSETPTSPVPVRNLGLGLVLGLLLGVGLAVLRHMVDTTVRTDEDVDEVTEEPVIGAVHYDPRAGKEPLIVQSDPSSPRSEAFRAVRTNLMFVDAANHPRTIMLTSSIPGEGKSTTIANLALTLAQSGSSVCLIEADLRRPRLLEYLGLEGSAGLTDVLIDRADLDDVLQPYGADRLEVIGAGAIPPNPSELLASEAMSRVLAQLSVRFDYVLIDTPPVLPVTDAVVLSTKVDGVIVLVGTTIVRKEQLKATLESLCAVDNTLLGLVLNRVGHASSGGYGSGYYGYYAEEHHPTSRAARKQGRERRLANSRR
- a CDS encoding low molecular weight phosphatase family protein, whose amino-acid sequence is MSVRILTICTGNICRSPYAHLALQHGLDAVRPGAFEVASAGTHAMIDNPVDPGSARILQGRGIIHDDFAARQITERILEDVDIVLPLEVAHRKIVLSYSPRHLKRAFTLKEFARLLDSADAREPWTQRLAGMGTPEERWAALPSHLARERGLNRAEEGADDIADPYRRPQEAFDQMAVEVDAAVDRIVAFERQFS
- a CDS encoding PGPGW domain-containing protein, encoding MTNQTKRIAKLTLGWLLVVVGVAALVLPGPGLLALAAGLLLLSQQYEWARRRVEPVRRAALKAAAESVQSAPRALITLCGALLVIAVGAVWGIHPPAPGWWPLPDRWWLFAGWGTGSTLIFSGIVAIGLMIYSWRRFRSDGPETALS